Within the Candidatus Methylomirabilis sp. genome, the region CCGCAAGTACTCCACCACCATGGCGCTCCGCTGCCCCACGTGGCAGTAGACCACCACCTCCTCCTCCGGGTCCAGCTCCAGGTAGCGGACCGGGATCTCCCCCATCGGGATGTGGCGCGCCCCTTCGAGGCGGCAGAGGTCCCACTCCCAGGGCTCCCGGACGTCCACCAGGGTCACCG harbors:
- a CDS encoding rhodanese-like domain-containing protein; amino-acid sequence: MEITTEELKAKMASGDPVTLVDVREPWEWDLCRLEGARHIPMGEIPVRYLELDPEEEVVVYCHVGQRSAMVVEYLRRLGFQKAVNLRGGIEAWARQVDPTLRRYEPAPARLPYG